The Tursiops truncatus isolate mTurTru1 chromosome X, mTurTru1.mat.Y, whole genome shotgun sequence DNA segment attggggtgcatgtacctttttgaattagagttttccctTGGATAtgtgcctaggagtgggattgcaggatcatatggtaacttccatactgttctccgtagtggctgcaccaatttacattcctgccaacagtgtaggagggttcccttttctccacaccctctccagcatttgttatttgtagaatttttaatgatggccattctgaccggtgtgaggtgatacctcattgtagttttgatttgcatttctccaacaattagtgatgctgagcatctgttcatgtgcctattggccatctgtatgtcttctttggagaaatgtctattgaggtcctctgcccattctttgatgggattgtttgtttttgtgttattgagttgtatgagctgtgtTTATATTTTGGGAACTAAGTCcctgttggtcgcatcatttgcaaatatttcctcccattccttaggctggcttttcatttttgtttatggtttcctttgctgtgcaaaagcttataaatttgaataagtcccatttgtttacttttgcttttatttctattgccttgggagactgacctaagaaaacactggtacaatttatgtcagagaatgttttgcctgtgttctcttctaggagttgtatggtatcatgtcttacatttaagtctttaagctgttttgagcttacttttgagtatggtgtgagggagtgttctaacttcattgatttacatgcagctgtccagctttcccaataccacttgctgaagagactttcttgtctccactgtatattcttgcctcctttgtcgaagattaattgaacgtaggtgagtgggtttatttctgggctctctattctgttccactggctATAAATACTTTTCCATTAAATAGTATACTATTTGACTATTTACTATTGATCAGGGCCCAGATGCTGTGACTTAATGTTGATAAGGCACAAATGGCTTTTGCCCAGTAGAGatgcaaattatttttgttacaaAGAAAAGGTAATCCTAaagattacagttttattttcctgtagGACATTAACCTGTAGGACATTATTTTCCTGTAGGACATTAACCAGTTCTGGATTTAACATTGCAAACTTATTTTggcattcctttcttttcttgactATATAATTATCCGTTCCTCTAATGCTTCTGGAACCAGCTTTGTGATGCTGCTGGCTCCCTTGTTAATGACACACATTCACTATATATTTGTCCGAGTCACGTTTCTAACTTTCTGAAAATTATACTTTAGCAGAGCCTGCCAATCTCCCTGCATTCTAACCTCTCTGGGAATATGAGGCAACAAGACCAGTGGCTCTACTatagcacacatacacaccacccCTTCCTCTGTGTCCCAAGCGAAGGCTGTTTTAGGAAGACCCCAAATAAGTAAGGCCAAAGCCCCAGACCCAACCTTCCATGGGGCGGCTTGAGGATACCTTGCTTCCTCCACAGTCCATACCCAGCTCACTCACCTTCATAGGTGGGGGCTGCTGCCTGAAGGTGGCTGTCTGCCGAGTGTCCTGCTTCCTAGCCACTTGGAGTTGTTGGGCGGCAGCGGCTGCGGCGGCCAAGGATTCAGGGATTGGGGGCTCCTGAGGCTCCGTCTGCCACTCTGCTTTCTGCTTCTCAAAGTAACTTTGGAGATGAGAGACATTAGCTGGATCATTCTGAAAGCAAGGAGAACCTTGCCCCTCTTAAGGACTCCATGCTACAGAACGAAGGGGGTTAGGCTGTGGCTCACTGTAGGAAGTTcctgcaccctctccagcccAAGGCTCTTTTCCCTGGGTACCAGGCCCACTGTGTGTTGGGAAGGGTACTCCTCCTGCTCCTTGGCTCTGACAGGcccagaaaaatttaaagaatccCAAAGCTAGCCAAGTCCTCAAAGGGCATTTGTCTGCCCTCCATCCCATGTTCCTTTGCAGTATTCCTATTAAGTGTTCTCAGGCCTCTGCTGGCATACCTCTAGGAATAAGAAGCTCACCACTTCCACAGGCAGCCTGCTCTACCTTAAGGAAGTATGTTCCCTTGTATTCCTTCTACTGAAATGAGCTCTGTGTCTCTGTAAAGTAAGCCTAGTTCTTAACTCTGGGTCTTAAGATAAAGTTCCAGGCTAGCCCCTGGAGGCCATGAAAGCTCACCCTTCTGTGTGTTCAAGGTTTCTGGACACCCCTTCTAGACCTTGACTTGGAAAGTGACCTCTTAAGAgtcacagacacatacacacacaaagagtcATAGACATAGTCTTGTATTGTCAAAATTGCACAAGGAACTTTAAAAGCCATCTAGTAATTCTAGTCTAATCATCTAACAGCCCAACACAgagacttacccaaggtcatgcaATGAGTCGGCCACTGACAGGCCTGGGGCTAGGACTGGGTACCCTGACTTTCAGACCAGgctttatgtgtgtatatatacgtgtgtgtatatatacatgtgtgtgtgtgtgtgtgtgtgtgtgtgtgtgtctgtggtgtaTGTTGCAGGGACAGGAGGCAGGCAGCTTACTCCAAGGAgagcttctcctcctcttcacATAGGTCAGGGAGCCTCTGCAGGCCCAGAGTCATGCGCAGGGCATCCACATGTTCCTTCAGCGGCTTATACTCATCATGTAGCCGCCGGGTAGACTCTAGCAGCTTGTTTAGGTCATTCTCAGACTGTTTGATGGTGTTTTCCATCTGGAACACAGAGTGAGGCAAGCACAGAGAAAAGACTCCAAGATTCTCAGCGAGGCTGTACAGCTGAGTGGATaatagcacaggctccagagccaAACCAATCTGTGATCAAGTCCTCAACCCACTATGTATTCTATGTGACTCTTgtcaagcctcagttttttcatctgtataatggtGGTAACATTCATACCTACCTCATATAATCTTGGTGAAGATTCAACGATTGAATTCATATAAGCGCTCAGTACAGGGGCTAACACAGAGTAAAGGCTCAATTAGTGGTAGTTATTATTCAAATATAGCATCTTAGAGCTGGAATGGCCCTTAGAGTTCATGTAGTGCACCCCaccaccattttacagatcagagaattgagactcagagagaagtAACTTCCTCAGAGAAATGCTTCCTAGGAGCAAAGACTACATAAAGACTCAGGGCTTCTGCCTCCCAGACCAGTGGCTTTTCTcctagatcagtggttcccaaaatGCAGTTACCAGATCAGCAGCATCAGCGTCAACTGGGAACTCATTAGGAATGTAAATTCTCAGGCACCACCCCAGATATAAGCAATCAGAAATTCTGCGGTGAAGTCcaacaatctgtgttttaacaggcCCTCTAGGTGACTCAGGAGGCATGTTCAAGTTGGAGA contains these protein-coding regions:
- the LOC101336467 gene encoding zinc finger C4H2 domain-containing protein isoform X2, whose translation is MADEQEIMCKLESIKEIRNKTLQMEKIKTRLKAEFEALESEERHLKEYKQEMDLLLQEKMAHVEELRLIHADINVMENTIKQSENDLNKLLESTRRLHDEYKPLKEHVDALRMTLGLQRLPDLCEEEEKLSLDYFEKQKAEWQTEPQEPPIPESLAAAAAAAQQLQVARKQDTRQTATFRQQPPPMKACLSCHQQIHRNAPICPLCKAKSRSRNPKKPKRKQDE